In Eucalyptus grandis isolate ANBG69807.140 chromosome 4, ASM1654582v1, whole genome shotgun sequence, the following proteins share a genomic window:
- the LOC104441436 gene encoding DEAD-box ATP-dependent RNA helicase 10 has protein sequence MAEEKEEVKTFKELGICEQLLEACETLGWKNPTKIQVEAMPHALEGKDMIGLAQTGSGKTGAFALPILQALLDSPQAFFACVLSPTRELAIQIAEQFEALGSGIGVRCAVLVGGVDMVQQAIALAKRPHVVVGTPGRLLDHLSNTKGFSLRMLKYLVLDEADRLLNEDFEKSIDEILNAIPRERRTYLFSATMTKKVKKLQRACLRNPVKIEAASKYSTVDTLKQQYRFVPAKYKDCYLVYILTVMAESTTMVFTRTCDSTQVLSLILRNLGLRAIPISGQMNQSKRLGALNKFKARECNILICTDVASRGLDIPAVDMVINYDIPSSSKDYIHRVGRTARAGRSGVAISLVNQYELEWYIQIEKLIGKKLPEFPAQEEEVLLLLERVTEAKRISQMKMKESGGRKRRKAGGDEGEEEIEKYLGNKNGKKSKKSKR, from the exons ATggcggaggagaaggaagaggtGAAGACGTTCAAGGAGCTGGGCATATGCGAGCAGCTGCTGGAGGCTTGCGAGACCCTGGGGTGGAAGAACCCGACGAAGATCCAAGTGGAAGCCATGCCTCATGCTCTCGAAG GAAAAGATATGATCGGTCTTGCACAGACAGGGTCTGGCAAAACCGGGGCGTTTGCTCTTCCTATACTGCAAGCTCTATTGGACTCTCCGCAAGCCTTCTTTGCTTGTGTGCTCTCTCCTACAAG GGAACTAGCAATCCAGATTGCTGAACAATTTGAAGCTTTAGGATCTGGCATCGGAGTCAGATGTGCTGTG CTTGTTGGTGGAGTTGACATGGTGCAACAGGCAATTGCCCTCGCAAAGCGGCCTCATGTTGTT GTGGGAACGCCGGGACGTCTTCTCGATCACTTGTCCAACACCAAAGGCTTTTCTCTTCGCATGTTGAAATATTTG GTACTAGATGAGGCTGACAGGTTGCTAAATGAGGATTTTGAGAAGTCCATTGATGAAATTCTGAATGCTATACCACGTGAAAGGAGGACATATCTATTTTCTGCCACTATGACGAAAAAG GTTAAGAAGCTACAGAGGGCCTGTTTGAGGAACCCTGTGAAG ATTGAAGCTGCATCTAAATATTCCACTGTTGATACACTGAAGCAGCAGTATCGCTTTGTTCCTGCCAAGTACAAG GATTGCTATCTTGTTTATATTCTCACTGTGATGGCTGAAAGTACGACAATGGTTTTCACTCGAACATGTGATTCAACTCAAGTTTTGTCCTTAATTCTTCGAAATCTCGGACTAAGGGCAATTCCAATCAGTGGTCAAATGAACCAg TCCAAGAGGCTTGGAGCTTTGAATAAGTTTAAAGCACGAGAATGCAATATTTTGATCTGCACTGATGTTGCAAGTAGAGGACTCGATATTCCGGCAGTGGACATGGTTATCAATTATGACATCCCATCATCTTCTAAG GATTATATACATCGAGTGGGAAGAACTGCTCGAGCAGGACGATCTGGTGTTGCTATCTCACTGGTGAACCAGTACGAGTTGGAGTGGTATATACAAATAGAAAAGCTGATTG GTAAAAAGCTACCCGAGTTCCCTGCTCAAGAGGAGGAAGTATTGCTATTGCTGGAACGTGTTACTGAGGCCAAAAGAATATCACAGATG aaaatgaaagaaagtggtggcaggaagagaagaaaggcaggaggagatgaaggtgaggaagaaattgaaaaataccTGGGTAACAAGAATGGGAAGAAGTCCAAGAAGTCGAAGAGATAA